Proteins encoded in a region of the Methylosinus trichosporium OB3b genome:
- a CDS encoding REP-associated tyrosine transposase has protein sequence MRRFEEWLDSSADDGAPLLQPDNAHLVSASLRAFDGERYDLHAWCVMPNHVHALATFREGTRLGDVVKSWKIFTARRIVRADGDAGAFWARDYFDRYMRSARDFESTVGYIENNPVVAGLVSRPEDWPWSSAAQSRG, from the coding sequence ATGCGCCGATTCGAAGAGTGGCTCGACAGCAGCGCTGACGATGGCGCGCCTCTTCTGCAGCCCGACAATGCGCATCTCGTGTCGGCGTCGCTACGCGCCTTCGACGGCGAGCGGTATGACCTGCACGCGTGGTGTGTCATGCCCAACCACGTGCATGCGCTGGCGACGTTTCGAGAGGGCACGCGTCTCGGCGACGTCGTCAAAAGCTGGAAGATCTTCACCGCGCGCCGCATCGTTCGGGCCGATGGCGATGCGGGAGCTTTCTGGGCGCGAGATTATTTCGACCGCTATATGCGCAGCGCGCGCGATTTCGAAAGCACGGTCGGCTATATCGAGAACAATCCGGTCGTCGCCGGACTCGTGTCGCGGCCGGAAGACTGGCCGTGGTCCTCCGCCGCGCAGAGTCGAGGATAG
- a CDS encoding sensor histidine kinase → MHDRTAFGPKAQPPAERRRSRRAGALRRSAALALAGGMLLARPARAQALAGLLAAGDSGEFANLALSLGLVLFSSVVALAHLTERKRWSRGQARLAAELEAARSKLDRAETFLASEPQLLVSWDGAASEPDVENSLGDAAFARRPLAFGTWLTMKDARELEERIGWLRQSGEGFRLAVASPQGRRFEAEGRAVAGRAVLRIREVSGDRLELLSLRERHARCVAEAEGLHAMLEALPTPVWMRSADGRLSFVNAAYAAAVEAESPADALRRQIELIDHQARAEATVARTRDEVFRARVTAVVAGERHGLDVVEAPFHGASAALALDRHEIDAMRSDLEQQMQAHARTMDQLPIAVAIFDRRKRLVYRNAAYERLWPPLDRAFLDQGPSDSQILDRLRAEQRLPVETDYKAWKSRLLEAYRSSEEHHEHIWHMPDGRTLRVVVNVNPQGGVTYLYDDVSERYFLETRFHALDRMQNETLENLREGVAVFGADGRLRFCNPAFVALWRLDKHALDEKPRFDAVAGLCAKLHANEDTWSELRGFVTGLQEMRKGFTRRIARSDGSVLDCTAQTLPEGAALLTFVDVTAGVNVERALTERNEALIAAEKIRNDFVHHVSYELRSPLNNIIGFSHLLGEKSTGELNAKQLEYLSYVGKSSAALLAIINDILDLATIDSDAMALELGDVDVEDAMRAAAEGVQDRLAENTIELKIVATGDVGCFRGDAKRIRQILFNLLSNAIGFSRPGQTITLAALRREGEIVLKVADRGRGIAPEALEKVFDRFESHTAGSRHRGVGLGLSIVRAFTELHGGRVLIDSALGEGTTVTCIFPTDEGSDQSAATPDETRERGRAS, encoded by the coding sequence ATGCACGACAGGACGGCCTTCGGGCCGAAAGCGCAGCCGCCCGCCGAGCGCCGGCGGAGCCGCCGAGCGGGCGCGCTTCGGCGATCGGCGGCCTTGGCGCTGGCCGGCGGAATGCTGCTGGCGCGCCCCGCGCGCGCGCAGGCGCTGGCGGGATTGCTGGCGGCCGGCGACAGCGGCGAGTTCGCCAATCTCGCGCTCAGCCTCGGACTTGTTTTGTTCTCTAGCGTCGTCGCCCTCGCGCATCTGACGGAGCGAAAGCGATGGAGCCGCGGGCAGGCGCGGCTGGCCGCGGAGCTGGAGGCCGCGCGCAGCAAGCTCGACCGCGCCGAGACCTTCTTGGCGAGCGAGCCGCAGCTGCTCGTCTCCTGGGACGGCGCCGCCAGCGAGCCGGATGTGGAGAACAGCCTCGGCGACGCCGCCTTCGCGCGCCGCCCGCTCGCCTTCGGCACCTGGCTGACGATGAAGGACGCGCGCGAGCTCGAGGAGAGGATCGGCTGGCTGCGCCAGAGCGGCGAAGGCTTCCGCCTCGCCGTCGCCAGTCCGCAAGGGAGGCGCTTCGAGGCCGAAGGCCGCGCCGTCGCCGGCCGCGCCGTGCTGCGCATTCGCGAGGTCTCGGGCGATCGGCTGGAGCTGCTGTCGCTGCGCGAGCGCCATGCGCGCTGCGTCGCCGAGGCGGAAGGGCTGCACGCCATGCTGGAGGCGCTGCCGACGCCGGTGTGGATGCGCTCCGCCGACGGTCGCCTCTCCTTCGTCAACGCCGCTTACGCCGCCGCCGTGGAGGCGGAGAGCCCGGCCGACGCGCTGCGCCGTCAGATCGAGCTCATCGACCATCAGGCGCGGGCCGAGGCCACGGTCGCGCGCACGCGCGACGAGGTGTTTCGCGCGCGCGTCACCGCTGTCGTCGCGGGCGAGCGGCACGGGCTCGATGTCGTCGAGGCGCCTTTTCACGGCGCCTCCGCCGCGCTCGCGCTCGACCGCCACGAGATCGACGCCATGCGCTCCGATCTCGAGCAGCAGATGCAGGCGCATGCGCGCACGATGGATCAGCTGCCGATCGCCGTGGCCATTTTCGACCGGCGCAAGCGGCTCGTCTATCGCAACGCCGCCTATGAGCGGCTGTGGCCGCCGCTCGACCGCGCCTTTCTCGATCAGGGCCCGAGCGACAGCCAGATTCTCGACCGTCTGCGCGCCGAGCAGCGGCTGCCGGTGGAGACCGACTACAAGGCCTGGAAATCGCGCCTGCTCGAAGCCTATCGCTCCTCCGAGGAGCATCACGAGCACATTTGGCACATGCCCGACGGGCGCACGCTGCGCGTCGTCGTCAATGTCAATCCGCAGGGCGGCGTCACTTATCTCTATGACGATGTGAGCGAGCGCTATTTCCTCGAGACGCGTTTCCATGCGCTCGACCGCATGCAGAACGAGACGCTGGAGAATCTGCGCGAGGGCGTCGCCGTGTTCGGCGCCGACGGGCGCCTGCGTTTCTGCAATCCCGCCTTCGTCGCTCTGTGGCGGCTCGACAAGCACGCGCTCGACGAGAAGCCGCGCTTCGACGCCGTCGCCGGCCTCTGCGCCAAGCTGCATGCGAATGAGGACACCTGGAGCGAATTGCGCGGCTTCGTCACCGGCCTGCAGGAAATGCGCAAGGGCTTCACCCGCCGCATCGCGCGCTCGGACGGCAGCGTGCTCGACTGCACGGCGCAGACGCTTCCCGAGGGCGCGGCGCTGCTCACTTTCGTCGATGTGACGGCGGGCGTGAATGTCGAGCGCGCGCTCACCGAGCGCAACGAGGCCTTGATTGCGGCGGAGAAGATCCGCAACGACTTCGTCCATCACGTCTCCTATGAGCTGCGCTCGCCGCTCAACAACATCATCGGCTTCAGCCATCTGCTCGGCGAGAAATCGACCGGCGAGCTCAACGCCAAGCAGCTCGAATATCTGAGCTATGTCGGCAAATCATCGGCGGCGCTGCTCGCCATCATCAACGACATTCTCGATCTCGCGACGATCGACAGCGACGCCATGGCGCTCGAGCTCGGCGACGTCGATGTCGAGGATGCGATGCGCGCGGCGGCCGAGGGCGTGCAGGACCGGCTCGCCGAGAATACGATCGAGCTCAAGATCGTCGCCACCGGCGACGTCGGCTGCTTCCGCGGCGACGCCAAGCGCATCAGGCAGATTCTCTTCAATCTGCTCTCCAACGCCATCGGCTTTTCACGGCCGGGACAAACCATTACCCTCGCCGCGCTGCGCCGCGAGGGCGAGATCGTGCTCAAGGTCGCCGATCGCGGGCGCGGCATCGCGCCGGAGGCTCTGGAAAAAGTGTTCGATCGATTTGAGTCCCATACGGCGGGCTCGCGCCATCGCGGGGTCGGCCTCGGCCTCTCGATCGTGCGCGCCTTCACCGAGCTGCACGGCGGCCGCGTGCTGATCGATTCGGCTCTCGGCGAGGGAACCACGGTCACCTGCATCTTTCCGACCGACGAGGGCTCCGACCAGAGCGCCGCGACGCCGGACGAGACGCGCGAGCGAGGACGCGCCTCATGA
- a CDS encoding bifunctional tRNA (adenosine(37)-N6)-threonylcarbamoyltransferase complex ATPase subunit type 1 TsaE/phosphotransferase: MSDAAEWIIDVADEAQTAALARRLAPIIRDGVRLVTLSGDLGAGKTSFARALIRILADDPTLETPSPTFTLMQTYEGEDYRLLHADLYRISGEAELEALGFEEASEDAIVLVEWPERAPTFFSGDRLAVDLSFVSPDAPDARRIAIVAHGAFAGRFAAFKSLETFLAGAGWSDAERAFLQGDASSRVYETLRRPGGERAILMISPAKPDGPPIRYGKSYSAIAKLAETVKPFVAMAEALRAQKISAPEIYAFDLKAGFVLLEDLGRDGVLAAGAPIGERYVEAVAVLAALHSRDLPDVLPLPGGGSYRLPSYDLDALLIEIELLVEWYASRLGGPTLSSGSKATFVNLWRQSLIEIVMAAPTWTLRDYHSPNLIWLADRAGLARVGVIDFQDAVLGHPAYDVASLAQDARVDVPEELEMRLLGHYARLRREADPGFDMAAFARAYAILGAQRATKILGIFARLDQRDHKPQYLAHLPRVETYLRKGLRHPALADLEAWYVAHLPALFRS; encoded by the coding sequence ATGAGCGACGCCGCCGAATGGATCATCGACGTCGCCGACGAGGCGCAGACGGCGGCTCTGGCGCGTCGTCTCGCGCCGATCATTCGCGACGGCGTGCGCCTCGTGACGCTCTCGGGCGATCTCGGCGCCGGCAAGACGAGCTTCGCCCGCGCGCTCATCCGCATTCTCGCCGATGATCCGACGCTGGAGACGCCGAGCCCGACCTTCACCTTGATGCAGACCTATGAAGGCGAGGACTATCGGCTGCTGCATGCCGACCTCTATCGCATTTCCGGCGAGGCGGAGCTCGAGGCGCTCGGCTTCGAGGAGGCGAGCGAGGACGCCATCGTGCTCGTCGAATGGCCCGAGCGCGCGCCCACATTCTTCTCGGGAGACCGGCTCGCCGTCGATCTGTCTTTCGTCTCGCCGGACGCGCCCGACGCGCGCCGCATCGCCATCGTCGCGCATGGCGCTTTCGCCGGCCGCTTCGCCGCGTTCAAATCGCTGGAGACCTTTCTCGCCGGCGCCGGCTGGAGCGACGCCGAACGCGCCTTTCTGCAGGGCGACGCCTCCTCGCGCGTCTATGAGACCTTGCGCAGGCCCGGCGGCGAGCGCGCCATCTTGATGATCTCGCCGGCCAAGCCCGACGGGCCGCCGATCCGCTATGGCAAATCCTATAGCGCGATCGCCAAGCTCGCCGAGACGGTGAAGCCCTTCGTCGCCATGGCCGAGGCCTTGCGCGCGCAAAAAATCTCCGCGCCGGAGATCTATGCTTTCGATCTGAAGGCCGGATTCGTTCTGCTCGAGGATCTCGGAAGAGACGGCGTCCTCGCCGCCGGCGCGCCCATCGGCGAGCGCTATGTCGAGGCCGTCGCCGTGCTCGCCGCGCTGCATTCGCGCGATCTTCCCGACGTGCTGCCGCTTCCCGGCGGCGGCTCCTATCGCCTGCCCTCCTACGATCTCGACGCGCTGCTGATCGAGATCGAGCTGCTGGTCGAATGGTATGCGAGCCGCCTCGGCGGGCCGACCCTCTCCTCCGGCTCCAAGGCGACCTTCGTCAATCTCTGGCGGCAGTCGCTGATCGAGATCGTGATGGCGGCGCCGACCTGGACCTTGCGCGACTATCACTCGCCCAATCTCATCTGGCTCGCGGATCGCGCGGGGCTGGCGCGCGTCGGCGTCATCGACTTTCAGGATGCGGTGCTGGGCCATCCGGCCTATGACGTCGCCTCGCTGGCGCAGGACGCGCGCGTCGACGTTCCCGAGGAGCTGGAGATGCGGCTGCTCGGCCATTATGCGCGGCTGCGGCGCGAGGCCGATCCCGGCTTCGACATGGCGGCTTTCGCGCGCGCCTACGCCATTCTCGGCGCGCAGCGGGCGACGAAGATTCTGGGCATTTTCGCGCGGCTCGACCAGCGCGACCACAAGCCGCAATATCTCGCCCATCTTCCCCGCGTCGAAACCTATCTGCGCAAGGGCCTGCGCCATCCCGCGCTCGCCGATCTCGAGGCCTGGTATGTCGCTCATCTCCCCGCGCTGTTTCGTTCCTGA
- a CDS encoding nucleotidyltransferase family protein, with protein MSLISPRCFVPDTAMVFAAGRGTRMRPLTDSVPKPLVEVAGRSLLDRSLDAFAAAGVATAIVNVHHLADQIEDRLQGRTEPRIVISNERELLLDQGGGIKKVLPLIGEKPFFICNTDAFWIGARADNLLRLAELWDGDRMDVALLLAPRVGSVGVDWAGDFHRDADGRLTKRGAGETADYVYAGVGVVKPQLFADVSDEVFPLAPFFFRAAAQGRLYGAPLDGRWLHVGTMAAIEEAERAVAELV; from the coding sequence ATGTCGCTCATCTCCCCGCGCTGTTTCGTTCCTGATACGGCGATGGTGTTCGCCGCCGGGCGCGGGACGCGCATGCGGCCGCTGACCGACAGCGTTCCCAAGCCGCTCGTCGAGGTCGCCGGCCGCAGCCTTCTCGATCGTTCGCTCGACGCTTTCGCCGCAGCCGGCGTCGCCACGGCGATCGTCAATGTGCATCACCTCGCCGACCAGATCGAGGATCGTCTGCAGGGCCGAACGGAGCCGCGCATCGTGATCTCGAACGAGCGCGAGCTGCTGCTCGATCAGGGCGGCGGGATCAAGAAGGTCCTGCCCCTCATCGGAGAAAAGCCCTTCTTCATCTGCAACACAGACGCCTTCTGGATCGGCGCGCGCGCCGATAATCTCCTTCGCCTCGCCGAGCTCTGGGACGGCGACAGAATGGACGTCGCGCTCCTGCTCGCGCCGCGCGTGGGCAGCGTCGGCGTCGACTGGGCCGGCGATTTTCATCGCGACGCCGATGGGCGGTTGACGAAGCGCGGCGCCGGAGAGACGGCCGATTACGTCTATGCGGGAGTGGGCGTCGTGAAGCCGCAGCTCTTCGCCGATGTGTCGGACGAGGTGTTTCCGCTCGCGCCGTTTTTCTTCCGCGCCGCCGCACAGGGCCGCCTCTATGGCGCGCCGCTCGACGGCAGATGGCTGCATGTCGGAACGATGGCGGCGATCGAGGAGGCGGAGCGGGCGGTGGCGGAGCTCGTGTGA
- a CDS encoding 50S ribosomal protein L25/general stress protein Ctc has translation MAEVKKLAAAVRSGTGKGAARSVRREGRIPGVIYGGGDAPTPLSLDQKELTKLIYAGHFLTTIFELDIDGKTERAIPRDYQLDVVKDTPLHVDFLRLRAGSRLRIDVPVHFINHEASPGLKRGGSLNVVYHSVEMWVPADNIPDGITGDLTGLEFNDALHISAFTLPPNCKPTNPDKNFTVVSITPPLVVEEAAAAAPAAGKGGKGGKAAPAAKAAPAAKAPAPKKK, from the coding sequence ATGGCCGAGGTCAAGAAACTCGCGGCCGCGGTGCGCAGCGGGACAGGCAAGGGGGCCGCCCGCAGCGTTCGCCGTGAGGGCCGTATTCCAGGAGTGATCTATGGCGGCGGCGACGCGCCGACGCCGCTGTCGCTCGATCAGAAGGAGCTGACCAAGCTCATCTACGCCGGTCACTTCCTCACGACGATCTTCGAGCTCGACATCGACGGCAAGACCGAGCGCGCCATTCCGCGCGACTATCAGCTCGATGTCGTCAAGGACACGCCGCTGCATGTCGACTTCCTGCGCCTGCGCGCCGGCTCGCGCCTGCGCATCGACGTGCCGGTGCATTTCATCAATCACGAGGCGTCGCCCGGCCTGAAGCGCGGCGGCTCGCTCAACGTCGTCTATCATTCGGTGGAGATGTGGGTGCCGGCGGATAATATTCCGGACGGCATCACCGGCGATCTGACCGGGCTCGAGTTCAACGACGCTCTGCATATCTCGGCCTTCACCCTGCCGCCGAATTGCAAGCCGACCAATCCGGACAAGAACTTCACCGTGGTCTCGATCACGCCGCCGCTGGTCGTGGAAGAGGCTGCCGCCGCGGCGCCCGCCGCCGGCAAGGGCGGCAAGGGCGGCAAGGCGGCTCCGGCTGCGAAGGCGGCTCCGGCCGCCAAGGCCCCGGCCCCGAAGAAGAAATAA
- the pth gene encoding aminoacyl-tRNA hydrolase, which produces MLLLVGLGNPGRAYAKNRHNIGFMAVEAIADAHGFSPPRTRFQGLVREGTIAGERVLALLPQTYMNESGRAVGEALRFHKMTIGDVVVLHDELDLPPAKCRVKTGGGAAGHNGLRSIGAHIGAEFKRLRLGIGHPGDKALVHSYVLNDFAKSEEPWVRALCDALADNAALIAKRDDAGLQNKIHLAMDAAGFSAQKRVGEA; this is translated from the coding sequence ATGCTGCTGCTCGTCGGCCTCGGCAATCCGGGCCGCGCCTATGCGAAGAACCGGCACAATATCGGCTTCATGGCCGTCGAGGCCATCGCCGACGCGCATGGCTTCTCGCCGCCGCGCACGCGCTTCCAGGGCCTCGTCCGCGAGGGGACCATTGCCGGCGAACGCGTGCTGGCGCTGCTGCCGCAGACCTATATGAACGAGTCGGGCCGCGCTGTCGGCGAGGCGCTGCGCTTTCACAAAATGACGATAGGCGATGTGGTCGTGCTCCATGACGAGCTCGATCTGCCGCCGGCCAAATGCCGCGTGAAGACGGGCGGCGGCGCCGCCGGCCACAATGGGCTACGCTCGATCGGCGCCCATATCGGCGCCGAGTTCAAGCGCCTGCGCCTCGGCATCGGCCATCCGGGCGACAAGGCGCTCGTCCATTCCTATGTGCTCAATGATTTCGCCAAGAGCGAGGAGCCCTGGGTCCGCGCGCTCTGCGACGCGCTCGCGGACAATGCGGCTCTGATCGCCAAGCGCGACGACGCCGGGCTGCAGAACAAGATTCATCTCGCCATGGACGCGGCCGGCTTCAGCGCGCAAAAGCGCGTCGGCGAGGCATGA
- a CDS encoding ComEA family DNA-binding protein — MKPNAILAIAMFVAAAPALAETATPPAAKSANPLVAPAPAKHDAAVTLDINKASVEQLAATHGLDRKLAEAIVKGRPYKAPTELVKHKILSDAQFALVKDALVVERN, encoded by the coding sequence ATGAAGCCGAACGCTATTCTCGCCATCGCCATGTTCGTCGCCGCCGCCCCGGCTCTGGCCGAGACCGCGACCCCGCCCGCAGCCAAGAGCGCCAATCCGCTGGTCGCGCCGGCGCCGGCCAAGCATGACGCGGCCGTCACGCTGGACATCAACAAGGCGTCGGTGGAGCAGCTCGCCGCGACCCACGGGCTGGACCGCAAGCTCGCCGAGGCGATCGTCAAAGGCCGCCCCTATAAGGCGCCGACGGAGCTGGTGAAGCACAAGATCCTGTCCGACGCGCAATTCGCTCTGGTGAAGGACGCGCTCGTCGTCGAGCGGAACTGA
- a CDS encoding SspB family protein, with amino-acid sequence MSTDLIRYDLLLQDALRGVMRKVLADAALAGRLPGDHHFTISFRTRAPGVKISSRLAEQWPHEMTIILQHQYSNLVVDERGFSVCLSFRSIPEQLYVPFEAVTVFSDPSVEFGLKWEVEEASSSAPRDETPAPFPTRPPGVAAVPSAPKPAKAAERAAPEGEEEAKIVSIDAFRKKT; translated from the coding sequence ATGTCCACCGACCTCATAAGATATGATCTTCTCCTGCAGGATGCGTTGCGCGGCGTGATGCGCAAGGTCCTGGCCGACGCCGCTCTCGCCGGACGTCTGCCGGGCGACCATCATTTCACCATCAGCTTCCGCACGCGGGCGCCGGGCGTCAAAATCTCGAGCCGTCTGGCCGAGCAATGGCCGCATGAGATGACGATCATCCTGCAGCACCAATATTCCAATCTCGTCGTCGACGAGCGTGGCTTCTCGGTGTGCCTCTCCTTCCGCAGCATTCCCGAGCAGCTCTATGTCCCCTTCGAGGCGGTGACCGTCTTCTCCGATCCGTCGGTGGAGTTCGGGTTGAAATGGGAGGTCGAGGAAGCGTCCTCCTCCGCCCCGCGCGACGAGACGCCCGCGCCCTTCCCGACGCGCCCGCCCGGCGTTGCGGCGGTTCCGTCGGCGCCCAAACCGGCCAAGGCCGCCGAGCGCGCTGCGCCCGAGGGCGAGGAGGAGGCGAAGATCGTCTCCATCGACGCCTTCCGCAAGAAAACTTGA
- a CDS encoding DUF4169 family protein — protein sequence MGEIVNLRRARKDQARRLREAEASANRLAFGRAKSERDLAAATAELEQKRHDAHRLAGGGEAPEERD from the coding sequence ATGGGCGAGATCGTCAATCTACGACGCGCCCGCAAGGACCAGGCGCGCCGGCTGCGCGAGGCCGAGGCGTCCGCCAATCGGCTCGCCTTCGGCCGCGCCAAGAGCGAGCGCGACCTCGCCGCCGCCACTGCGGAGCTCGAGCAGAAGCGGCACGACGCGCATCGTCTCGCCGGTGGTGGCGAGGCGCCGGAGGAGCGAGACTGA
- a CDS encoding DGQHR domain-containing protein, which translates to MEHSSDGAFTVDAAEEPVPVADEAPSPRGFVSAPALQVTQGKRRFYSLVLPSRVLAATCAVEARLENPLDGFQRLLDKKRAREIADYVDSGFGSVPSAVILSAQPRAELRFDKRQGELSFRRHKRSFLIIDGQHRVFGFNLAQKSVEVPVVVYNRLTRAQECQLFMDINTKQRPVPPELLLDIRRLSETESESEALLHNVFDRFANEADSVLAGLLSPSERRKGKISRVTFNSALKSIDGAFVDADAADVYRVLNTYLQACVNGLALHGVADNIVNPALFKALILLFANVAERVADRHGGKYTLQNFEEVLGPFFRRLKKNELPRPSTGHLALYESYRKTLSSGFSLKQWLFA; encoded by the coding sequence ATGGAACATTCGAGCGACGGCGCTTTCACGGTCGACGCCGCCGAGGAGCCGGTCCCCGTCGCGGACGAGGCGCCGAGCCCACGCGGCTTCGTCTCCGCCCCCGCCTTGCAGGTCACGCAGGGCAAGCGACGCTTCTATTCGCTCGTGCTGCCGAGCCGCGTGCTCGCCGCGACCTGCGCCGTCGAGGCGCGGCTCGAGAATCCTCTCGATGGCTTCCAGCGCCTTCTCGACAAGAAGCGGGCGCGCGAGATCGCCGATTATGTCGACAGCGGCTTCGGCAGCGTGCCGAGCGCGGTCATCCTCTCCGCCCAGCCGCGCGCCGAGCTGCGCTTCGACAAGCGCCAGGGCGAGCTGAGCTTCCGCAGGCACAAGCGCTCCTTCCTCATCATCGACGGACAGCATCGCGTCTTCGGCTTCAATCTGGCGCAAAAAAGCGTCGAGGTGCCGGTCGTCGTCTATAATCGGCTGACGCGCGCGCAGGAATGCCAGCTGTTCATGGACATCAACACCAAGCAGCGGCCGGTGCCGCCGGAGCTGCTGCTCGACATCCGCCGCCTCTCGGAGACCGAGTCCGAGTCCGAGGCGCTGCTGCACAATGTGTTCGATCGTTTCGCCAATGAGGCGGACAGCGTCCTCGCCGGCCTGCTGAGCCCGTCGGAGCGCCGCAAGGGCAAGATCTCGCGCGTGACCTTCAATTCTGCGCTGAAATCGATCGACGGAGCCTTTGTCGACGCCGACGCCGCCGACGTCTATCGCGTGCTCAACACCTATCTGCAGGCCTGCGTCAACGGGCTGGCGCTCCACGGCGTCGCCGACAATATCGTCAATCCGGCGCTGTTCAAGGCGCTGATCCTGCTGTTCGCCAATGTCGCCGAGCGCGTCGCCGACCGCCATGGCGGCAAATATACGCTGCAGAATTTCGAGGAAGTGCTGGGGCCGTTCTTCCGCCGGCTGAAGAAGAACGAGCTGCCGCGGCCCTCGACCGGACATCTCGCGCTCTATGAATCTTATCGCAAGACGTTGAGCTCGGGCTTCTCGCTCAAGCAATGGCTGTTCGCCTGA
- a CDS encoding OmpW/AlkL family protein, producing MRALLRGALAALMSGAMGAAAYAADLGALKEPPPPPPPAFDTYQPFQIRVRASAIVPDSGGATVYDRLGLVLPSVGLSAGAGSVVPGATTSISWSVVPELDVSYYLTKNIAIEAICCISRQHVQGTGTLYGASLARTWVFPPSLILQYHFTNFGAFQPYVGVGVNYTAYFSEAGNNLWWLNTPSAGVLPATFTSLSITPSWGVVGQVGFDYMFTENFGFNVDLKRILMEPNAHGVINVPGTAIYVPIDAKVNIDPWIASVGLTFRFGAGLVPPVLAKY from the coding sequence ATGAGAGCACTGTTGCGCGGCGCGCTCGCCGCACTGATGTCGGGCGCCATGGGCGCGGCGGCCTACGCCGCCGATCTCGGGGCTCTCAAGGAGCCGCCGCCGCCGCCTCCGCCGGCCTTCGACACCTATCAGCCCTTCCAGATCCGCGTGCGCGCCTCGGCCATCGTGCCGGACAGCGGCGGCGCGACCGTTTATGACAGGCTGGGTCTCGTTCTGCCGTCGGTCGGCCTCAGCGCCGGGGCGGGCAGCGTCGTTCCGGGCGCCACGACCAGCATCTCCTGGTCGGTGGTCCCCGAGCTCGACGTCAGCTATTATCTCACCAAGAACATCGCCATCGAGGCGATCTGCTGCATCTCGCGCCAGCATGTCCAGGGCACGGGCACGCTGTACGGCGCGAGCTTGGCACGGACCTGGGTGTTCCCGCCGTCGCTGATCCTGCAGTATCACTTCACCAATTTCGGGGCCTTTCAGCCCTATGTCGGCGTCGGCGTGAACTACACCGCCTACTTCTCCGAAGCCGGCAATAATCTCTGGTGGCTGAACACGCCGAGCGCCGGCGTCCTCCCCGCCACCTTCACCTCGCTCAGCATTACTCCTTCCTGGGGCGTGGTCGGCCAGGTCGGCTTCGACTACATGTTCACGGAGAATTTCGGCTTCAACGTCGATCTCAAGCGCATTCTCATGGAGCCGAATGCGCATGGCGTGATCAATGTGCCGGGCACCGCCATCTATGTTCCGATCGACGCCAAGGTGAATATCGATCCCTGGATCGCCAGCGTCGGTCTGACCTTCCGCTTCGGGGCCGGCCTCGTGCCGCCGGTTCTCGCCAAATACTGA